The Salminus brasiliensis chromosome 8, fSalBra1.hap2, whole genome shotgun sequence genome has a window encoding:
- the rabl3 gene encoding rab-like protein 3: MASLDRVKVLVLGDSGVGKSSLVHLLCQNQVLGNPSWTVGCSVDVRVHDYKEGTPEEKTYYIELWDVGGSVGSASSVKSTRAVFYNSVNGIILVHDLTNKKSSQNLYRWSMEALNKDSSPTGVIVSNGDYDREQFAENPIPLLLIGTKYDQIPENKRNDVLTRTAFLSEDFIAEEINLDCTNPRYFAAGSSNAVKLSRFFDKVIEKRYFTRDPSQMTGFTDRKRFNFKSLHYD; this comes from the exons ATGGCATCTCTGGACAGAGTGAAAGTGCTGGTATTGGGAGATTCTG GTGTGGGAAAGTCTTCTTTAGTTCATCTGCTGTGTCAGAACCAAGTGCTGGGAAATCCTTCATGGACAGTAGGCTGCTCTGTGGACGTCAGG GTTCATGACTATAAAGAGGGCACGCCAGAGGAGAAGACCTATTACATTGAATTGTGGGATGTTGGAGGGTCAGTTGGAAGTGCCAGTAGTGTTAAAAGTACCAGAGCGGTTTTCTACAATTCGGTTAACG GCATTATTCTAGTCCATGATCTGACCAATAAGAAATCCTCCCAAAATCTGTATCGCTGGTCAATGGAGGCACTAAATAAAGACTCCTCGCCTACAGGGGTCATTGTGTCCAATGG GGATTATGACAGAGAGCAGTTTGCAGAGAACCCCATCCCTCTCCTGCTTATCGGCACCAAATATGACCAAATACCCGAAAACAAGCGGAATGATGTCCTGACCCGTACTGCTTTCCTGTCTGAAGACTTCATCGCAGAGGAGATCAACCTG GACTGCACAAATCCACGGTATTTTGCTGCTGGCTCTTCTAATGCCGTGAAACTGAGCAGATTCTTTGACAAG GTTATAGAGAAGAGATACTTCACCAGAGACCCCAGTCAG ATGACAGGCTTCACAGACAGAAAGCGCTTCAACTTCAAGAGCCTTCACTATGACTGA
- the dnajb11 gene encoding dnaJ homolog subfamily B member 11 has translation MAVGGMKLSTICCLLLYLIATVLAGRDFYKILGVSKSASIKDIKKAYRKLALQLHPDRNPDDPNAQDKFADLGAAYEVLSDEEKRKQYDAYGEEGLKEGHHSSHGDIFSSFFGDFGFMFGGNRQQQDRNIPRGNDIILDLEVTLEEVYSGNFVEVVRNKPVAKEAPGKRKCNCRQEMRTTQLGPGRFQMTQEVVCDECPNIKLVNEERTLEVEIEQGVRDEMEYPFIGEGEPHIDGEPGDLRFRIKVLKHTLFERRGDDLYTNVTITLVEALVGFEMYITHLDGHKVHIVRDKITKPGARIWKKGEGLPNFDNNNIRGSLIITFDVDFPKEQLDDQQKDGIRQLLKQAPAQKVYNGLQGY, from the exons ATGGCCGTGGGAGGGATGAAACTATCGACTATATGCTGTCTGCTTTTATATTTAATAGCGACAGTACTTGCTGG GAGGGATTTCTACAAGATCCTTGGGGTTAGCAAATCAGCTTCTATCAAAGACATCAAGAAAGCCTACAGAAAGTTGGCACTCCAGCTTCATCCTGACCGAAACCCTGATGACCCTAATGCCCAGGACAAATTTGCAGATCTTGGAGCTGCTTATGAG GTGCTGTCAGATGAGGAGAAAAGGAAGCAGTATGATGCTTATGGAGAGGAGGGACTGAAGGAAGGTCATCATAGCTCGCATGGTGATATCTTTTCCAG cttttttgGGGACTTTGGGTTTATGTTTGGTggaaacaggcagcagcaggaCCGGAACATTCCTAGAGGAAATGACATTATATTGGACCTTGAAGTTACCCTGGAGGAGGTTTATTCTGGAAATTTTGTAGAG GTAGTGCGAAACAAGCCAGTTGCTAAAGAGGCTCCAGGCAAAAGGAAATGCAACTGTCGCCAGGAAATGAGAACTACACAGCTTGGACCCGGCCGCTTCCAGATGACACAGGAAGTAGTCTGTGATGAATGTCCAAACATTAA GCTTGTGAATGAAGAGAGGACACTAGAAGTGGAGATTGAGCAGGGGGTCAGAGATGAGATGGAATATCCCTTCATTGGTGAAG GTGAACCACACATTGACGGAGAACCTGGAGATCTTCGCTTCCGTATCAAAGTCTTAAA GCACACGCTGTTTGAGCGCAGAGGTGACGACCTGTACACAAACGTGACCATCACTCTGGTTGAGGCTCTGGTTGGTTTTGAAATGTACATCACGCATTTGGATGGTCACAAG GTTCATATTGTTAGGGATAAAATTACCAAACCTGGAGCCCGAATCTGGAAGAAGGGTGAAGGACTTCCCAACTTTGACAACAACAATATCCGTGGATCACTTATAATTACGTTTGATGTGGATTTCCCCAAGGAACAGCTTGATGACCAGCAGAAAGATG GTATAAGGCAACTGCTGAAGCAGGCTCCAGCTCAGAAGGTTTATAATGGCCTACAGGGATACTGA
- the LOC140561260 gene encoding granzyme B-like — MSFLPLLVLSVFTLSGAMESGIIGGKKAKPHSRPYMVSLQLYKKHMCGGMLIRKDYVLTSAHCIDNVKQSAWKQLEVVLGAHNLNKKEFGRQRIQVQKCIRHPSYIQNEMHHDIMLLKLKNNASLNKFTRVLELPQKNKKLPANQMCSIAGWGLTASNGSLSDVLQEVNLKLQFDFECKNMWKNFFDSEQMICTASDGKRAFCQGDSGGPLICNNKPQGLATYTYLGNCIKRKYPEVYIKIGYFLPWIKKTIG; from the exons ATGTCGTTTTTGCCTCTACTCGTCCTTTCTGTCTTCACTCTTTCTG gaGCGATGGAGAGTGGCATCATTGGAGGAAAGAAAGCTAAGCCGCACTCCAGACCCTACATGGTGTCTCTTCAACTTTACAAGAAGCACATGTGTGGGGGGATGCTCATCAGAAAGGACTATGTGCTGACTTCTGCCCACTGTATAGA CAACGTTAAACAATCAGCATGGAAGCAGTTGGAAGTGGTCCTAGGAGCTCACAACCTGAATAAAAAGGAATTTGGACGACAGAGAATCCAAGTGCAGAAGTGCATCAGGCATCCCTCGTACATCCAGAATGAAATGCACCATGATATCATGCTACTGAAG CTGAAAAACAATGCCAGTCTGAACAAGTTTACGAGGGTCCTCGAGCTTCCTCAGAAGAATAAGAAGCTTCCTGCCAATCAGATGTGCTCTATAGCAGGCTGGGGTTTGACAGCATCAAATGGCTCTCTATCGGACGTTCTGCAAGAGGTCAACCTCAAACTACAGTTTGACTTTGAATGCAAGAATATGTGGAAGAACTTTTTTGACTCTGAGCAAATGATCTGCACGGCCTCTGATGGAAAAAGGGCTTTTTGTCAG GGTGATTCTGGGGGTCCTCTTATTTGTAACAATAAACCACAGGGATTGGCTACATATACGTACCTCGGAAACTGTATAAAGCGCAAGTACCCAGAGGTGTACATTAAGATAGGTTACTTTCTTCCATGGATTAAGAAAACCATAGGTTAG
- the LOC140561259 gene encoding granzyme B-like yields MLLSFSLLILCILPLSGAMDSGIVGGKEAIPHSRPYMVSFQSNKQHKCGGILIKEDYVLTSAHCLDGYEKKQRLEVVLGAHNIKKKEKSQQRIKVKECIKHPAYKEGQTNKSFDIMLLKLKNNANLTDFVKVIGLPKENEDIPANQKCSIAGWGMKKPGGCASDVLQEVTLKVQFNFECTHVWRDYFDRKRMICTASDGERGFCQGDSGGPLICNNEPLGMATYTYPGNCIKRKFPEVYIKIAYFFPWIKKVIQST; encoded by the exons ATGCTGCTGAGCTTCTCTCTGCTTATCCTTTGCATCCTCCCTTTGTCTG GAGCGATGGACAGCGGAATTGTCGGAGGAAAGGAAGCCATACCTCACTCCAGACCCTACATGGTGTCTTTTCAGTCTAACAAACAACACAAGTGTGGTGGAATTCTCATCAAAGAGGACTATGTGCTCACTTCAGCCCACTGTCTAGA TGGTTATGAGAAAAAACAGAGGCTAGAAGTTGTGCTGGGAGCTCATAACAtcaaaaaaaaggagaagagtCAGCAGAGAATTAAAGTGAAGGAGTGCATCAAGCATCCGGCATACAAAGAGGGACAGACTAACAAAAGCTTTGATATCATGCTACTGAAG CTGAAGAACAATGCCAATCTGACGGACTTTGTAAAGGTTATTGGGCTTCCTAAAGAGAATGAGGACATTCCCGCCAATCAGAAGTGTTCTATAGCAGGCTGGGGTATGAAAAAGCCAGGTGGCTGCGCTTCTGATGTTCTGCAAGAGGTCACACTCAAAGTACAGTTCAACTTTGAATGCACACATGTGTGGAGGGATTATTTCGACCGCAAACGCATGATCTGCACTGCCTCGGATGGAGAAAGAGGTTTTTGTCAG GGTGATTCAGGGGGTCCTCTTATCTGTAACAATGAACCACTGGGAATGGCTACATATACGTACCCCGGTAACTGCATAAAGCGCAAGTTCCCAGAGGTGTACATTAAGATAGCCTACTTCTTTCCATGGATTAAGAAAGTAATTCAATCTACCTGA